In Felis catus isolate Fca126 chromosome A3, F.catus_Fca126_mat1.0, whole genome shotgun sequence, a single genomic region encodes these proteins:
- the SLC12A5 gene encoding solute carrier family 12 member 5 isoform X5 — protein MGEPTPTMLTAISMSAIATNGVVPAGGSYYMISRSLGPEFGGAVGLCFYLGTTFAGAMYILGTIEILLAYLFPAMAIFKAEDASGEAAAMLNNMRVYGTCVLTCMATVVFVGVKYVNKFALVFLGCVILSILAIYAGVIKSAFDPPNFPICLLGNRTLSRHGFDVCAKLAWEGNETVTTRLWGLFCSSRFLNATCDEYFTRNNVTEIQGIPGAASGLIKENLWSSYLTKGVIVERRGMPSVGLADGTPVDMDHPYVFSDMTSYFTLLVGIYFPSVTGIMAGSNRSGDLRDAQKSIPTGTILAIATTSAVYISSVVLFGACIEGVVLRDKFGEAVNGNLVVGTLAWPSPWVIVIGSFFSTCGAGLQSLTGAPRLLQAISRDGIVPFLQVFGHGKANGEPTWALLLTACICEIGILIASLDEVAPILSMFFLMCYMFVNLACAVQTLLRTPNWRPRFRYYHWTLSFLGMSLCLALMFICSWYYALVAMLIAGLIYKYIEYRGAEKEWGDGIRGLSLSAARYALLRLEEGPPHTKNWRPQLLVLVRVDQDQNVVHPQLLSLTSQLKAGKGLTIVGSVLEGTFLDNHPQAQRAEESIRRLMEAEKVKGFCQVVISSNLRDGVSHLIQSGGLGGLQHNTVLVGWPRNWRQKEDHQTWRNFIELVRETTAGHLALLVTKNVSMFPGNPERFSEGSIDVWWIVHDGGMLMLLPFLLRHHKVWRKCKMRIFTVAQMDDNSIQMKKDLTTFLYHLRITAEVEVVEMHESDISAYTYEKTLVMEQRSQILKQMHLTKNEREREIQSITDESRGSIRRKNPANTRLRLNVPEETAGDSEEKPEEEVQLIHDQSAPSCPSSSPSPGEEPEGEGEADPEKVHLTWTKDKSVAEKNKGPSPVSSEGIKDFFSMKPEWENLNQSNVRRMHTAVRLNEVIVKKSRDAKLVLLNMPGPPRNRNGDENYMEFLEVLTEHLDRVMLVRGGGREVITIYS, from the exons ATGGGGGAGCCAACCCCG ACAATGCTCACGGCCATCTCCATGAGTGCAATCGCAACCAATGGTGTTGTACCTG CTGGCGGCTCCTACTACATGATTTCCAGGTCTCTGGGCCCAGAGTTTGGGGGCGCCGTTGGCCTCTGCTTCTACCTGGGCACTACATTTGCTGGGGCCATGTACATCCTGGGCACCATCGAAATCCTGCTG GCTTACCTCTTCCCAGCTATGGCCATTTTTAAGGCAGAAGATGCTAGTGGGGAGGCAGCAGCCATGTTGAACAATATGCGTGTGTATGGCACCTGTGTGCTCACTTGCATGGCCACTGTGGTATTTGTGGGCGTCAAGTATGTCAACAAGTTTGCCCTTGTCTTCCTGGGTTGTGTCATCCTCTCCATCCTGGCCATCTATGCTGGGGTCATCAAATCTGCCTTCGACCCACCCAACTTCCC GATCTGCCTCCTGGGGAACCGCACACTATCTCGCCATGGCTTTGATGTCTGTGCCAAGCTGGCTTGGGAAGGAAATGAGACGGTGACCACACGGCTCTGGGGCCTTTTCTGTTCCTCCCGTTTCCTCAATGCCACCTGTGATGAGTACTTCACCCGAAACAATGTCACGGAGATCCAGGGCATCCCTGGCGCTGCCAGTGGCCTCATCAAAG AGAACCTCTGGAGCTCCTACCTGACCAAGGGGGTGATTGTGGAGAGACGTGGGATGCCCTCGGTGGGCCTGGCAGATGGCACCCCTGTCGACATGGACCATCCTTATGTCTTCAGCGACATGACCTCCTACTTCACCCTGCTGGTTGGCATCTACTTCCCCTCAGTCACAG GGATCATGGCTGGTTCTAACCGTTCTGGAGACCTACGGGATGCCCAGAAGTCAATTCCCACCGGCACCATCCTGGCCATTGCCACCACCTCTGCTGTCT ACATCAGTTCTGTTGTTCTGTTTGGGGCCTGCATTGAGGGGGTCGTCCTGCGGGACAA GTTTGGCGAAGCCGTGAATGGCAACCTGGTGGTGGGAACACTGGCCTGGCCATCCCCTTGGGTCATTGTCATCGGATCCTTCTTCTCCACCTGTGGGGCTGGGCTGCAGAGCCTCACGGGGGCCCCACGCCTGCTGCAGGCCATCTCCCGGGACGGCATAGTGCCCTTCCTGCAG GTCTTTGGCCACGGCAAAGCCAACGGAGAGCCAACATGGGCCTTGCTCCTGACGGCCTGCATCTGTGAGATTGGCATCCTCATTGCATCCCTCGACGAAGTTGCCCCCATCCTCTCTAT GTTCTTCCTGATGTGCTACATGTTTGTGAACCTGGCCTGTGCCGTACAGACACTGCTGAGGACCCCCAACTGGAGGCCACGCTTTCGATATTACCACTG GACACTCTCCTTCCTGGGCATGAGCCTCTGCCTGGCCCTCATGTTTATCTGCTCCTGGTATTACGCCCTGGTGGCCATGCTCATTGCTGGGCTCATCTACAAATATATCGAGTACCGCGG ggcagagaaagagtggggtGATGGGATCCGAGGCCTGTCCCTCAGCGCTGCACGCTACGCCCTCTTACGCCTGGAGGAAGGGCCCCCACATACCAAGAACTGGAG GCCACAGCTGCTGGTGCTGGTGCGCGTGGACCAAGACCAGAATGTGGTACATCCACAGCTGCTCTCACTGACCTCCCAGCTCAAGGCAGGGAAGGGCCTGACCATTGTGGGCTCTGTCCTTGAGGGCACCTTTCTGGACAACCATCCCCAGGCCCAGCGGGCAGAGGAG TCCATCCGGCGCctgatggaggcagagaaagtGAAAGGCTTCTGCCAGGTAGTGATTTCCTCCAACCTGCGTGACGGCGTGTCGCATCTGATCCAGTCCGGGGGCCTCGGGGGGCTGCAGCACAACACCGTGCTGGTTGGCTGGCCCCGCAACTGGCGGCAGAAGGAAGATCATCAGACATGGAGGAACTTCATTG AGCTGGTCCGGGAAACCACAGCTGGTCACCTGGCCCTACTGGTCACCAAGAACGTTTCCATGTTCCCTGGGAACCCCGAGCGCTTCTCCGAGGGCAGCATCGACGTCTGGTGGATTGTGCACGACGGCGGCATGCTCATGTTGCTGCCTTTCCTGCTGCGACACCACAAG GTCTGGCGGAAGTGCAAGATGCGCATCTTCACCGTGGCCCAGATGGACGACAACAGCATCCAGATGAAGAAGGACCTGACCACCTTTCTGTACCATTTACGTATCACCGCAGAGGTCGAGGTCGTGGAGATG CATGAAAGCGATATCTCGGCATACACCTACGAGAAGACATTGGTGATGGAGCAGCGTTCTCAGATCCTCAAACAGATGCATTTAACCAAGAATGAGCGAGAACGCGAG ATCCAGAGTATCACAGATGAGTCTCGCGGCTCAATCCGGAGAAAGAATCCAGCCAACACTCGGCTCCGCCTCAACGTCCCAGAAGAAACCGCTGGGGACAGTGAGGAGAAGCCAGAAGAGGAG GTGCAGCTCATCCACGACCAGAGCGCTCCCAGCTGCCCCAGCAGCTCTCCGTCCCCGGGGGAGGAGCCTGAGGGGGAGGGCGAGGCCGATCCTGAGAAGGTGCATCTCACCTGGACCAAGGACAAGTCGGTGGCAGAGAAGAATAAGGGCCCCAGTCCCGTCTCCTCGGAGGGCATCAAGGACTTCTTCAGCATGAAGCC GGAGTGGGAGAATTT gaaCCAGTCCAACGTGCGGCGCATGCACACTGCCGTGCGGCTGAACGAGGTCATCGTGAAGAAATCCCGGGATGCCAAGCTGGTGTTGCTCAACATGCCTGGACCTCCCCGCAACCGCAACGGTGACGAAAATT ACATGGAGTTCCTCGAGGTCCTCACCGAGCACCTGGACCGGGTGATGCTGGTCCGCGGCGGCGGCCGCGAGGTCATCACCATCTACTCCTGA
- the SLC12A5 gene encoding solute carrier family 12 member 5 isoform X2, translating to MSRRFTVTSLPSAAPAGTPDLESQLHSAADLRHLSGEDAKGDGNPKESSPFINSTDTEKGREYDGKNMALFEEEMDTSPMVSSLLSGLANYTNLPQGSREHEEAENNEGGKKKPVQAPRMGTFMGVYLPCLQNIFGVILFLRLTWVVGIAGIMEAFCMVFICCSCTMLTAISMSAIATNGVVPAGGSYYMISRSLGPEFGGAVGLCFYLGTTFAGAMYILGTIEILLAYLFPAMAIFKAEDASGEAAAMLNNMRVYGTCVLTCMATVVFVGVKYVNKFALVFLGCVILSILAIYAGVIKSAFDPPNFPICLLGNRTLSRHGFDVCAKLAWEGNETVTTRLWGLFCSSRFLNATCDEYFTRNNVTEIQGIPGAASGLIKENLWSSYLTKGVIVERRGMPSVGLADGTPVDMDHPYVFSDMTSYFTLLVGIYFPSVTGIMAGSNRSGDLRDAQKSIPTGTILAIATTSAVYISSVVLFGACIEGVVLRDKFGEAVNGNLVVGTLAWPSPWVIVIGSFFSTCGAGLQSLTGAPRLLQAISRDGIVPFLQVFGHGKANGEPTWALLLTACICEIGILIASLDEVAPILSMFFLMCYMFVNLACAVQTLLRTPNWRPRFRYYHWTLSFLGMSLCLALMFICSWYYALVAMLIAGLIYKYIEYRGAEKEWGDGIRGLSLSAARYALLRLEEGPPHTKNWRPQLLVLVRVDQDQNVVHPQLLSLTSQLKAGKGLTIVGSVLEGTFLDNHPQAQRAEESIRRLMEAEKVKGFCQVVISSNLRDGVSHLIQSGGLGGLQHNTVLVGWPRNWRQKEDHQTWRNFIELVRETTAGHLALLVTKNVSMFPGNPERFSEGSIDVWWIVHDGGMLMLLPFLLRHHKVWRKCKMRIFTVAQMDDNSIQMKKDLTTFLYHLRITAEVEVVEMHESDISAYTYEKTLVMEQRSQILKQMHLTKNEREREIQSITDESRGSIRRKNPANTRLRLNVPEETAGDSEEKPEEEVQLIHDQSAPSCPSSSPSPGEEPEGEGEADPEKVHLTWTKDKSVAEKNKGPSPVSSEGIKDFFSMKPNQSNVRRMHTAVRLNEVIVKKSRDAKLVLLNMPGPPRNRNGDENYMEFLEVLTEHLDRVMLVRGGGREVITIYS from the exons ATGAGCCGCAGGTTCACTGTCACCTCACTGCCCTCCGCGGCGCCCGCCGGGACCCCTGACTTAGAGTCCCAACTGCATTCGGCAGCCGATCTCCGCCACCTCTCTGGGGAAGACGCCAAAG GTGATGGCAACCCCAAGGAGAGCAGCCCCTTCATCAACAGCACtgacacagagaagggaagggagtaTGATGGCAAGAATATGGCCCTGTTTGAG gAGGAGATGGACACCAGCCCCATGGTGTCCTCCCTGCTCAGTGGCCTGGCCAACTACACCAACCTGCCCCAGGGAAGTAGGGAGCATGAAGAGGCAGAAAACAATGAGGGTGGAAAAAAGAAGCCAGTGCAG GCCCCACGCATGGGCACCTTCATGGGTGTGTACCTACCATGCCTGCAGAACATCTTTGGTGTCATCCTCTTCCTGAGGCTCACTTGGGTGGTGGGCATCGCAGGCATCATGGAGGCCTTCTGCATGGTCTTCATCTGCTGCTCCTGT ACAATGCTCACGGCCATCTCCATGAGTGCAATCGCAACCAATGGTGTTGTACCTG CTGGCGGCTCCTACTACATGATTTCCAGGTCTCTGGGCCCAGAGTTTGGGGGCGCCGTTGGCCTCTGCTTCTACCTGGGCACTACATTTGCTGGGGCCATGTACATCCTGGGCACCATCGAAATCCTGCTG GCTTACCTCTTCCCAGCTATGGCCATTTTTAAGGCAGAAGATGCTAGTGGGGAGGCAGCAGCCATGTTGAACAATATGCGTGTGTATGGCACCTGTGTGCTCACTTGCATGGCCACTGTGGTATTTGTGGGCGTCAAGTATGTCAACAAGTTTGCCCTTGTCTTCCTGGGTTGTGTCATCCTCTCCATCCTGGCCATCTATGCTGGGGTCATCAAATCTGCCTTCGACCCACCCAACTTCCC GATCTGCCTCCTGGGGAACCGCACACTATCTCGCCATGGCTTTGATGTCTGTGCCAAGCTGGCTTGGGAAGGAAATGAGACGGTGACCACACGGCTCTGGGGCCTTTTCTGTTCCTCCCGTTTCCTCAATGCCACCTGTGATGAGTACTTCACCCGAAACAATGTCACGGAGATCCAGGGCATCCCTGGCGCTGCCAGTGGCCTCATCAAAG AGAACCTCTGGAGCTCCTACCTGACCAAGGGGGTGATTGTGGAGAGACGTGGGATGCCCTCGGTGGGCCTGGCAGATGGCACCCCTGTCGACATGGACCATCCTTATGTCTTCAGCGACATGACCTCCTACTTCACCCTGCTGGTTGGCATCTACTTCCCCTCAGTCACAG GGATCATGGCTGGTTCTAACCGTTCTGGAGACCTACGGGATGCCCAGAAGTCAATTCCCACCGGCACCATCCTGGCCATTGCCACCACCTCTGCTGTCT ACATCAGTTCTGTTGTTCTGTTTGGGGCCTGCATTGAGGGGGTCGTCCTGCGGGACAA GTTTGGCGAAGCCGTGAATGGCAACCTGGTGGTGGGAACACTGGCCTGGCCATCCCCTTGGGTCATTGTCATCGGATCCTTCTTCTCCACCTGTGGGGCTGGGCTGCAGAGCCTCACGGGGGCCCCACGCCTGCTGCAGGCCATCTCCCGGGACGGCATAGTGCCCTTCCTGCAG GTCTTTGGCCACGGCAAAGCCAACGGAGAGCCAACATGGGCCTTGCTCCTGACGGCCTGCATCTGTGAGATTGGCATCCTCATTGCATCCCTCGACGAAGTTGCCCCCATCCTCTCTAT GTTCTTCCTGATGTGCTACATGTTTGTGAACCTGGCCTGTGCCGTACAGACACTGCTGAGGACCCCCAACTGGAGGCCACGCTTTCGATATTACCACTG GACACTCTCCTTCCTGGGCATGAGCCTCTGCCTGGCCCTCATGTTTATCTGCTCCTGGTATTACGCCCTGGTGGCCATGCTCATTGCTGGGCTCATCTACAAATATATCGAGTACCGCGG ggcagagaaagagtggggtGATGGGATCCGAGGCCTGTCCCTCAGCGCTGCACGCTACGCCCTCTTACGCCTGGAGGAAGGGCCCCCACATACCAAGAACTGGAG GCCACAGCTGCTGGTGCTGGTGCGCGTGGACCAAGACCAGAATGTGGTACATCCACAGCTGCTCTCACTGACCTCCCAGCTCAAGGCAGGGAAGGGCCTGACCATTGTGGGCTCTGTCCTTGAGGGCACCTTTCTGGACAACCATCCCCAGGCCCAGCGGGCAGAGGAG TCCATCCGGCGCctgatggaggcagagaaagtGAAAGGCTTCTGCCAGGTAGTGATTTCCTCCAACCTGCGTGACGGCGTGTCGCATCTGATCCAGTCCGGGGGCCTCGGGGGGCTGCAGCACAACACCGTGCTGGTTGGCTGGCCCCGCAACTGGCGGCAGAAGGAAGATCATCAGACATGGAGGAACTTCATTG AGCTGGTCCGGGAAACCACAGCTGGTCACCTGGCCCTACTGGTCACCAAGAACGTTTCCATGTTCCCTGGGAACCCCGAGCGCTTCTCCGAGGGCAGCATCGACGTCTGGTGGATTGTGCACGACGGCGGCATGCTCATGTTGCTGCCTTTCCTGCTGCGACACCACAAG GTCTGGCGGAAGTGCAAGATGCGCATCTTCACCGTGGCCCAGATGGACGACAACAGCATCCAGATGAAGAAGGACCTGACCACCTTTCTGTACCATTTACGTATCACCGCAGAGGTCGAGGTCGTGGAGATG CATGAAAGCGATATCTCGGCATACACCTACGAGAAGACATTGGTGATGGAGCAGCGTTCTCAGATCCTCAAACAGATGCATTTAACCAAGAATGAGCGAGAACGCGAG ATCCAGAGTATCACAGATGAGTCTCGCGGCTCAATCCGGAGAAAGAATCCAGCCAACACTCGGCTCCGCCTCAACGTCCCAGAAGAAACCGCTGGGGACAGTGAGGAGAAGCCAGAAGAGGAG GTGCAGCTCATCCACGACCAGAGCGCTCCCAGCTGCCCCAGCAGCTCTCCGTCCCCGGGGGAGGAGCCTGAGGGGGAGGGCGAGGCCGATCCTGAGAAGGTGCATCTCACCTGGACCAAGGACAAGTCGGTGGCAGAGAAGAATAAGGGCCCCAGTCCCGTCTCCTCGGAGGGCATCAAGGACTTCTTCAGCATGAAGCC gaaCCAGTCCAACGTGCGGCGCATGCACACTGCCGTGCGGCTGAACGAGGTCATCGTGAAGAAATCCCGGGATGCCAAGCTGGTGTTGCTCAACATGCCTGGACCTCCCCGCAACCGCAACGGTGACGAAAATT ACATGGAGTTCCTCGAGGTCCTCACCGAGCACCTGGACCGGGTGATGCTGGTCCGCGGCGGCGGCCGCGAGGTCATCACCATCTACTCCTGA
- the SLC12A5 gene encoding solute carrier family 12 member 5 isoform X1 — MSRRFTVTSLPSAAPAGTPDLESQLHSAADLRHLSGEDAKGDGNPKESSPFINSTDTEKGREYDGKNMALFEEEMDTSPMVSSLLSGLANYTNLPQGSREHEEAENNEGGKKKPVQAPRMGTFMGVYLPCLQNIFGVILFLRLTWVVGIAGIMEAFCMVFICCSCTMLTAISMSAIATNGVVPAGGSYYMISRSLGPEFGGAVGLCFYLGTTFAGAMYILGTIEILLAYLFPAMAIFKAEDASGEAAAMLNNMRVYGTCVLTCMATVVFVGVKYVNKFALVFLGCVILSILAIYAGVIKSAFDPPNFPICLLGNRTLSRHGFDVCAKLAWEGNETVTTRLWGLFCSSRFLNATCDEYFTRNNVTEIQGIPGAASGLIKENLWSSYLTKGVIVERRGMPSVGLADGTPVDMDHPYVFSDMTSYFTLLVGIYFPSVTGIMAGSNRSGDLRDAQKSIPTGTILAIATTSAVYISSVVLFGACIEGVVLRDKFGEAVNGNLVVGTLAWPSPWVIVIGSFFSTCGAGLQSLTGAPRLLQAISRDGIVPFLQVFGHGKANGEPTWALLLTACICEIGILIASLDEVAPILSMFFLMCYMFVNLACAVQTLLRTPNWRPRFRYYHWTLSFLGMSLCLALMFICSWYYALVAMLIAGLIYKYIEYRGAEKEWGDGIRGLSLSAARYALLRLEEGPPHTKNWRPQLLVLVRVDQDQNVVHPQLLSLTSQLKAGKGLTIVGSVLEGTFLDNHPQAQRAEESIRRLMEAEKVKGFCQVVISSNLRDGVSHLIQSGGLGGLQHNTVLVGWPRNWRQKEDHQTWRNFIELVRETTAGHLALLVTKNVSMFPGNPERFSEGSIDVWWIVHDGGMLMLLPFLLRHHKVWRKCKMRIFTVAQMDDNSIQMKKDLTTFLYHLRITAEVEVVEMHESDISAYTYEKTLVMEQRSQILKQMHLTKNEREREIQSITDESRGSIRRKNPANTRLRLNVPEETAGDSEEKPEEEVQLIHDQSAPSCPSSSPSPGEEPEGEGEADPEKVHLTWTKDKSVAEKNKGPSPVSSEGIKDFFSMKPEWENLNQSNVRRMHTAVRLNEVIVKKSRDAKLVLLNMPGPPRNRNGDENYMEFLEVLTEHLDRVMLVRGGGREVITIYS, encoded by the exons ATGAGCCGCAGGTTCACTGTCACCTCACTGCCCTCCGCGGCGCCCGCCGGGACCCCTGACTTAGAGTCCCAACTGCATTCGGCAGCCGATCTCCGCCACCTCTCTGGGGAAGACGCCAAAG GTGATGGCAACCCCAAGGAGAGCAGCCCCTTCATCAACAGCACtgacacagagaagggaagggagtaTGATGGCAAGAATATGGCCCTGTTTGAG gAGGAGATGGACACCAGCCCCATGGTGTCCTCCCTGCTCAGTGGCCTGGCCAACTACACCAACCTGCCCCAGGGAAGTAGGGAGCATGAAGAGGCAGAAAACAATGAGGGTGGAAAAAAGAAGCCAGTGCAG GCCCCACGCATGGGCACCTTCATGGGTGTGTACCTACCATGCCTGCAGAACATCTTTGGTGTCATCCTCTTCCTGAGGCTCACTTGGGTGGTGGGCATCGCAGGCATCATGGAGGCCTTCTGCATGGTCTTCATCTGCTGCTCCTGT ACAATGCTCACGGCCATCTCCATGAGTGCAATCGCAACCAATGGTGTTGTACCTG CTGGCGGCTCCTACTACATGATTTCCAGGTCTCTGGGCCCAGAGTTTGGGGGCGCCGTTGGCCTCTGCTTCTACCTGGGCACTACATTTGCTGGGGCCATGTACATCCTGGGCACCATCGAAATCCTGCTG GCTTACCTCTTCCCAGCTATGGCCATTTTTAAGGCAGAAGATGCTAGTGGGGAGGCAGCAGCCATGTTGAACAATATGCGTGTGTATGGCACCTGTGTGCTCACTTGCATGGCCACTGTGGTATTTGTGGGCGTCAAGTATGTCAACAAGTTTGCCCTTGTCTTCCTGGGTTGTGTCATCCTCTCCATCCTGGCCATCTATGCTGGGGTCATCAAATCTGCCTTCGACCCACCCAACTTCCC GATCTGCCTCCTGGGGAACCGCACACTATCTCGCCATGGCTTTGATGTCTGTGCCAAGCTGGCTTGGGAAGGAAATGAGACGGTGACCACACGGCTCTGGGGCCTTTTCTGTTCCTCCCGTTTCCTCAATGCCACCTGTGATGAGTACTTCACCCGAAACAATGTCACGGAGATCCAGGGCATCCCTGGCGCTGCCAGTGGCCTCATCAAAG AGAACCTCTGGAGCTCCTACCTGACCAAGGGGGTGATTGTGGAGAGACGTGGGATGCCCTCGGTGGGCCTGGCAGATGGCACCCCTGTCGACATGGACCATCCTTATGTCTTCAGCGACATGACCTCCTACTTCACCCTGCTGGTTGGCATCTACTTCCCCTCAGTCACAG GGATCATGGCTGGTTCTAACCGTTCTGGAGACCTACGGGATGCCCAGAAGTCAATTCCCACCGGCACCATCCTGGCCATTGCCACCACCTCTGCTGTCT ACATCAGTTCTGTTGTTCTGTTTGGGGCCTGCATTGAGGGGGTCGTCCTGCGGGACAA GTTTGGCGAAGCCGTGAATGGCAACCTGGTGGTGGGAACACTGGCCTGGCCATCCCCTTGGGTCATTGTCATCGGATCCTTCTTCTCCACCTGTGGGGCTGGGCTGCAGAGCCTCACGGGGGCCCCACGCCTGCTGCAGGCCATCTCCCGGGACGGCATAGTGCCCTTCCTGCAG GTCTTTGGCCACGGCAAAGCCAACGGAGAGCCAACATGGGCCTTGCTCCTGACGGCCTGCATCTGTGAGATTGGCATCCTCATTGCATCCCTCGACGAAGTTGCCCCCATCCTCTCTAT GTTCTTCCTGATGTGCTACATGTTTGTGAACCTGGCCTGTGCCGTACAGACACTGCTGAGGACCCCCAACTGGAGGCCACGCTTTCGATATTACCACTG GACACTCTCCTTCCTGGGCATGAGCCTCTGCCTGGCCCTCATGTTTATCTGCTCCTGGTATTACGCCCTGGTGGCCATGCTCATTGCTGGGCTCATCTACAAATATATCGAGTACCGCGG ggcagagaaagagtggggtGATGGGATCCGAGGCCTGTCCCTCAGCGCTGCACGCTACGCCCTCTTACGCCTGGAGGAAGGGCCCCCACATACCAAGAACTGGAG GCCACAGCTGCTGGTGCTGGTGCGCGTGGACCAAGACCAGAATGTGGTACATCCACAGCTGCTCTCACTGACCTCCCAGCTCAAGGCAGGGAAGGGCCTGACCATTGTGGGCTCTGTCCTTGAGGGCACCTTTCTGGACAACCATCCCCAGGCCCAGCGGGCAGAGGAG TCCATCCGGCGCctgatggaggcagagaaagtGAAAGGCTTCTGCCAGGTAGTGATTTCCTCCAACCTGCGTGACGGCGTGTCGCATCTGATCCAGTCCGGGGGCCTCGGGGGGCTGCAGCACAACACCGTGCTGGTTGGCTGGCCCCGCAACTGGCGGCAGAAGGAAGATCATCAGACATGGAGGAACTTCATTG AGCTGGTCCGGGAAACCACAGCTGGTCACCTGGCCCTACTGGTCACCAAGAACGTTTCCATGTTCCCTGGGAACCCCGAGCGCTTCTCCGAGGGCAGCATCGACGTCTGGTGGATTGTGCACGACGGCGGCATGCTCATGTTGCTGCCTTTCCTGCTGCGACACCACAAG GTCTGGCGGAAGTGCAAGATGCGCATCTTCACCGTGGCCCAGATGGACGACAACAGCATCCAGATGAAGAAGGACCTGACCACCTTTCTGTACCATTTACGTATCACCGCAGAGGTCGAGGTCGTGGAGATG CATGAAAGCGATATCTCGGCATACACCTACGAGAAGACATTGGTGATGGAGCAGCGTTCTCAGATCCTCAAACAGATGCATTTAACCAAGAATGAGCGAGAACGCGAG ATCCAGAGTATCACAGATGAGTCTCGCGGCTCAATCCGGAGAAAGAATCCAGCCAACACTCGGCTCCGCCTCAACGTCCCAGAAGAAACCGCTGGGGACAGTGAGGAGAAGCCAGAAGAGGAG GTGCAGCTCATCCACGACCAGAGCGCTCCCAGCTGCCCCAGCAGCTCTCCGTCCCCGGGGGAGGAGCCTGAGGGGGAGGGCGAGGCCGATCCTGAGAAGGTGCATCTCACCTGGACCAAGGACAAGTCGGTGGCAGAGAAGAATAAGGGCCCCAGTCCCGTCTCCTCGGAGGGCATCAAGGACTTCTTCAGCATGAAGCC GGAGTGGGAGAATTT gaaCCAGTCCAACGTGCGGCGCATGCACACTGCCGTGCGGCTGAACGAGGTCATCGTGAAGAAATCCCGGGATGCCAAGCTGGTGTTGCTCAACATGCCTGGACCTCCCCGCAACCGCAACGGTGACGAAAATT ACATGGAGTTCCTCGAGGTCCTCACCGAGCACCTGGACCGGGTGATGCTGGTCCGCGGCGGCGGCCGCGAGGTCATCACCATCTACTCCTGA